A part of Paenibacillus sp. IHBB 10380 genomic DNA contains:
- a CDS encoding MerR family transcriptional regulator codes for MTLYRIGELAREANISERTIDYYTKLKLIVPEMRTKKNYRLYNHETLSRLSRINQLKQEKYTLEEIRESLDKWNTDPEETHVTEKLTHLEIHLLQLEREVREISPLIEQMKPVQAKRMLMNLLPQGAACMEALKVLMEHI; via the coding sequence ATAACGCTTTATCGTATTGGGGAGCTAGCCAGAGAGGCAAATATAAGTGAGAGAACTATTGATTATTACACTAAATTAAAGCTTATCGTTCCTGAAATGCGCACCAAAAAAAACTATCGTTTATATAATCATGAAACCTTAAGCCGCCTATCACGTATTAATCAATTAAAACAAGAGAAGTATACATTGGAAGAGATCAGGGAATCCCTCGATAAATGGAACACCGACCCTGAGGAAACACATGTTACTGAAAAACTAACTCACCTCGAGATTCATCTACTGCAATTAGAGCGGGAGGTTAGGGAAATCAGCCCTTTAATTGAACAAATGAAGCCCGTTCAAGCAAAGCGCATGCTAATGAATTTACTTCCACAAGGGGCTGCTTGCATGGAAGCTCTTAAGGTTCTTATGGAACACATTTAA
- a CDS encoding ammonium transporter, with protein MRKKSLGVMLVMLTLLAFPITVFADSGANNAELQAGINSVFVFLAVILVFFMQAGFALLEAGSVRMKNAGHVAGKTVLTLGISVITFWAVGFGLGFGDGNGLIGQTGFFLSGDEMAGSFSSLASSDVPLTIKFLFQLSFAAVSLAIACGGLAERAKLSVYIIFGTLFMVVIYPVVAHWVWGGGWLAVLEMQDFAGSTVVHLTGATAALVATFMLKPRLGKYNKEGKPNSIPGHNQVLSVLGVFILWIGWFGFNPGSALSGIGGFFGYVSVTTNIAAGAGAIAALAISWIIFGKGDIPSMLNGVLAALVAITGSCAFVEPWAAILIGAIAGIIAFFCAQWLERAGLDDPIYAFSVHGIAGVWGALSTGLFATPELVEITGIGQAGLFYGGGFYQLGVQALGVVGTFIFVAVLSVIILGIMKFVMGLRVTEEEEMMGLDISEHGTYGYPEQMKLLTDSEAKSRANNSTLS; from the coding sequence ATGAGAAAGAAATCGCTGGGTGTGATGTTAGTGATGCTTACTTTGTTGGCTTTTCCAATTACGGTTTTTGCGGATTCTGGGGCTAACAATGCTGAATTACAAGCAGGTATTAACTCTGTGTTCGTCTTCTTAGCCGTTATTCTCGTATTTTTTATGCAGGCAGGCTTTGCACTTTTAGAAGCTGGATCGGTTCGAATGAAGAATGCGGGTCATGTTGCTGGGAAAACCGTACTGACCCTAGGGATTTCGGTTATTACCTTCTGGGCAGTAGGATTTGGTTTAGGATTTGGTGATGGGAATGGGCTCATTGGCCAAACTGGATTTTTCCTTTCGGGTGATGAGATGGCAGGATCGTTCAGCTCCCTAGCGAGTTCTGACGTACCCCTCACTATTAAATTTTTATTCCAATTATCATTTGCAGCTGTATCATTAGCTATTGCATGTGGAGGCTTGGCTGAACGTGCCAAACTGAGCGTATACATTATTTTCGGAACATTGTTCATGGTTGTTATTTATCCGGTTGTTGCTCACTGGGTGTGGGGTGGCGGATGGTTGGCTGTGCTTGAAATGCAAGACTTTGCTGGATCTACTGTAGTTCACCTTACAGGTGCTACCGCAGCTTTAGTAGCGACATTCATGTTGAAACCACGCCTTGGTAAATACAATAAAGAGGGTAAGCCGAACAGTATCCCTGGTCACAACCAAGTGTTGTCTGTACTCGGGGTATTCATTCTCTGGATTGGTTGGTTCGGATTTAATCCAGGAAGTGCGTTATCGGGTATTGGTGGATTCTTCGGATATGTATCTGTGACAACGAATATTGCAGCTGGAGCTGGAGCTATTGCTGCACTTGCGATCTCTTGGATCATATTTGGCAAAGGAGATATTCCAAGTATGTTGAACGGTGTGCTTGCTGCATTGGTAGCTATTACGGGGTCTTGTGCATTCGTAGAACCTTGGGCAGCTATCTTGATTGGTGCAATCGCTGGAATTATTGCATTCTTCTGTGCTCAATGGTTGGAACGTGCTGGGTTGGACGATCCGATCTACGCATTCTCCGTACATGGTATTGCAGGTGTGTGGGGAGCGCTCTCCACGGGATTGTTTGCTACACCCGAGTTGGTTGAGATAACAGGAATAGGTCAAGCCGGTTTATTCTATGGTGGTGGGTTCTATCAATTAGGGGTTCAAGCTCTTGGTGTTGTAGGTACTTTTATATTCGTAGCGGTTCTATCAGTGATTATTCTTGGAATTATGAAATTTGTAATGGGCTTACGTGTAACAGAAGAGGAAGAAATGATGGGGCTTGATATCAGTGAACATGGTACTTATGGCTATCCTGAACAAATGAAATTGCTTACGGATTCAGAGGCTAAGTCTCGTGCGAATAACTCAACCTTGAGCTAG
- a CDS encoding sensor histidine kinase, with protein sequence MELRRGIRFVKDKARSRFNLFAKMNSLIIVLFIPIIIVYTYSNDVTFNVVSKELQMSNAKQLTFLSSQIDSRINQMMDFTFIFSKDPNVRKFNGLNIWEDRYDRMQTRYVIQEKMQLQSGGMGIWPARYAVHSQQNKDVISNYNKLSEYNENYLKSNMNGKWSYGDGGIESPDELKAFYWFYTDSVAQQGMLTGSDLVIEASFSYENIQNMLDTYKAGGQGDPFFYHKGDTPILNRSSDKQLSSELIRYLDEQSLEDTTQHVVKLDGENYLVSSVKSSYLDWHLVDVVPLDQILGPISSTRNLFYLSMFLLFVVGISASILLYRNVQRPIAKLINGLRRVQRGDYSVRLHTKGQNEFSFLFYRFNDMSRQIQDLIENVFNEKIRAREATLKQLQAQINPHFLYNCLGYIINMAQMKDEEAVVSMAYNLSAYYRYTTRMERETATLDEEIRLLINYLDIQKLRNGRIDYRINISEEMLTQFVPRLMLQPIVENSVIHGVGKSYTSGKIVITGEISNGYCKVYIDDDGPGLNPEQHEALNLKMRETLQEEMGCGLWNTNQRIIHQFGNNSYLYFKKSPLGGFRTEIIWEIPTGEEHYNHPTIQGDTQHADDHSRR encoded by the coding sequence ATGGAACTAAGGAGAGGTATTAGATTTGTGAAAGACAAGGCTCGGTCGAGGTTTAATCTGTTTGCCAAAATGAACAGTTTAATTATAGTATTATTTATACCGATTATTATCGTGTATACGTATTCCAACGATGTCACATTTAATGTTGTAAGTAAAGAGCTACAGATGTCTAATGCCAAACAACTTACTTTTTTATCCAGTCAAATTGATTCACGAATTAATCAGATGATGGATTTCACTTTTATTTTTTCAAAAGATCCGAATGTTAGGAAGTTCAACGGATTAAACATCTGGGAAGATCGTTATGACCGCATGCAGACAAGATATGTGATTCAGGAAAAGATGCAGCTTCAGTCTGGGGGGATGGGTATATGGCCTGCTAGGTACGCCGTACATTCTCAACAGAACAAAGATGTCATTTCCAATTATAATAAATTATCAGAGTATAATGAGAATTATCTGAAAAGTAATATGAATGGAAAATGGTCGTACGGTGATGGCGGAATCGAGTCCCCTGATGAACTAAAGGCCTTTTATTGGTTCTATACCGATTCTGTAGCTCAGCAAGGTATGTTGACAGGTAGCGATCTGGTGATCGAAGCCAGCTTCAGTTATGAAAATATTCAAAACATGCTAGATACGTACAAGGCTGGGGGGCAAGGTGACCCGTTCTTTTACCACAAGGGTGATACTCCGATTCTGAATCGCAGCTCGGATAAGCAGCTATCAAGTGAATTGATCCGTTATTTGGATGAGCAGTCCCTAGAAGACACGACGCAGCATGTGGTTAAGTTGGATGGTGAAAATTATTTAGTGAGTTCTGTTAAATCCTCTTACTTGGATTGGCATTTGGTTGATGTTGTTCCACTTGATCAAATATTGGGACCGATATCATCCACTCGTAATTTATTCTATTTATCCATGTTCTTACTTTTCGTTGTTGGTATTTCCGCATCGATTTTGCTATACCGAAACGTTCAACGTCCAATCGCTAAACTGATCAACGGCTTGCGCCGCGTACAGCGAGGAGACTATTCTGTACGGCTTCATACAAAAGGTCAAAATGAGTTTTCGTTTCTGTTTTATCGTTTTAATGATATGTCACGCCAAATTCAAGACTTAATTGAAAATGTGTTCAATGAAAAGATTCGTGCACGCGAAGCTACTTTGAAGCAGCTGCAAGCTCAAATTAATCCGCATTTTCTCTACAACTGCCTAGGTTACATTATTAATATGGCCCAAATGAAGGATGAGGAAGCCGTTGTTTCGATGGCATATAACTTAAGTGCCTACTACCGCTACACGACTCGAATGGAACGGGAAACGGCCACTTTGGACGAAGAAATTCGACTGCTCATTAACTATTTAGATATCCAAAAGCTCCGTAACGGCAGAATCGATTACCGTATCAATATTTCCGAGGAGATGTTGACCCAATTTGTACCGCGCTTGATGCTACAACCTATTGTGGAGAACTCCGTCATTCATGGGGTAGGGAAATCTTATACATCGGGTAAAATTGTGATCACTGGTGAGATATCAAATGGCTACTGCAAGGTGTACATCGATGATGACGGACCTGGGCTGAATCCAGAACAACATGAAGCGTTAAATCTTAAAATGCGAGAGACTTTGCAGGAGGAAATGGGTTGTGGCCTTTGGAATACGAATCAAAGGATCATTCACCAATTCGGAAATAACTCTTATCTATATTTCAAAAAATCGCCTCTGGGTGGTTTTCGGACAGAGATCATTTGGGAGATACCAACTGGAGAAGAACATTATAATCATCCAACCATACAAGGAGACACACAACATGCAGATGATCATAGTAGACGATGA
- a CDS encoding zinc metallopeptidase, with amino-acid sequence MIFLIIIAFIFTLWAQFRVKGTFNKWAKVPSTTGMTGYDAARRMLDANGLQDVPIEPVRGSLTDHYDPIHRVVRLSEPVYYENSISAISVACHEIGHAIQHKEHYPMLKLRHRMFPVVNFASGIAPFLLIAGMLFSFTNLIGLGIIFFSAAVAFQLVTLPVEFNASSRAREVMIQEGYISNEEERGVAKVLNAAALTYVAAALLSLLELIRYIMIFTSSRD; translated from the coding sequence ATGATTTTTCTCATTATTATCGCGTTTATATTTACACTTTGGGCTCAATTTCGTGTTAAGGGTACTTTCAATAAATGGGCTAAGGTTCCCAGCACCACAGGTATGACAGGATATGATGCAGCACGACGTATGCTAGATGCTAACGGTCTACAAGATGTTCCTATCGAACCGGTAAGAGGCTCTCTCACAGACCATTATGATCCTATTCACAGAGTCGTTCGTTTATCCGAACCCGTATATTATGAGAACTCAATCTCAGCGATTTCAGTAGCCTGCCATGAAATTGGTCATGCCATTCAACACAAAGAGCACTATCCTATGTTGAAATTACGTCATCGGATGTTCCCAGTTGTAAACTTTGCATCAGGCATTGCACCTTTTTTACTTATCGCAGGTATGTTGTTCTCCTTCACCAACCTTATCGGTCTCGGCATTATCTTCTTCTCCGCTGCTGTGGCATTCCAATTGGTCACACTTCCTGTTGAATTCAATGCTAGTAGTCGTGCTCGTGAAGTAATGATACAAGAAGGCTATATCTCCAATGAGGAAGAACGTGGGGTCGCCAAAGTATTAAATGCTGCTGCCCTTACTTATGTAGCTGCTGCATTGCTATCACTACTTGAATTGATTCGTTATATTATGATATTTACAAGCAGTCGTGACTAA
- a CDS encoding Mov34/MPN/PAD-1 family protein, which translates to MTVLLGQHGEIVLNPLSAEKLTKHTFLHLPQESCGVLLGTIVAGNIQIEQFIPIRNVAPNPLHSFMFSPDEWVPHALMAKKLVGIVHSHPHSDPTPSSEDLDRLHLYAGLLKVYLICTPHPITSSLIIHAYHILRNVDNGNTRYTLHQAPLTMTQVGI; encoded by the coding sequence ATGACAGTACTTCTAGGACAACATGGAGAAATCGTATTAAACCCACTCTCAGCCGAGAAGCTCACAAAGCATACATTTCTCCATCTGCCTCAAGAATCCTGCGGGGTGTTACTAGGCACTATTGTAGCCGGCAACATACAGATCGAGCAATTCATACCTATTCGTAACGTAGCACCTAACCCACTGCATTCCTTTATGTTTAGTCCAGACGAATGGGTGCCTCACGCGTTAATGGCGAAGAAATTGGTTGGTATCGTTCACTCACATCCTCATTCAGATCCAACACCGTCTTCTGAAGATTTAGATCGTCTTCATTTATATGCTGGGTTGTTGAAGGTATATCTCATCTGCACACCCCATCCGATAACCTCAAGCCTTATAATCCACGCCTATCATATCTTACGAAATGTTGATAATGGCAATACACGTTACACCCTTCACCAAGCGCCATTAACAATGACTCAGGTAGGCATATAA
- a CDS encoding response regulator transcription factor codes for MQMIIVDDEAHWVDNLAMNKPWNTLGIEHVHKAYSAHEALQIIDTHPIDIVISDILMPQMTGIELIERIRIRDKKIKCIILSGHSDFEFAKKAVQNKAVDYLLKPPTDSELFGAVKNAIDQLNTEWETISSLERTRYTLRENLPILRGQLLLDALHGHRMPAEEWSRKLEDYGLPFNHGECALLLVRMEEEFGQYKNNGQPLIEYAIMNMAEEIIGEFMEVWGVKEEHGYLVFLLKLKGNDADIGKETILEKLSLQLQYKVKQFLKGSLSIVITEWFKFPEQLSSRFRKASAYFRQIVGDEREFVMRVSDLEQNATQGPLGVLYMPPSLINLLEAGRWDAAEEKLMEVCAELDEKWSESWEHCMEAGFLISASFTHLAHRNGHTLVSLLGTDIEPLQSGDAFASISKLRKWSLGVLGKLKEGTSNEIKDIRSLYVKKIQEFTDKNLHLDVSLRVLADHVNLHPTHLSKIYKIETGEGISDYVSHLRMDRACYKLKTTNKKVYEISMEIGYMDPAYFIKVFKRQFGVTPQEYRDNNK; via the coding sequence ATGCAGATGATCATAGTAGACGATGAAGCTCACTGGGTAGACAACCTAGCGATGAACAAGCCTTGGAATACGCTCGGAATCGAACATGTTCATAAAGCTTATTCCGCACATGAGGCGCTTCAAATCATCGATACGCATCCTATCGATATTGTGATATCGGATATTCTTATGCCCCAGATGACAGGAATAGAGCTCATAGAACGAATACGGATACGCGATAAAAAAATAAAATGTATTATATTGTCTGGTCATTCAGATTTTGAATTTGCTAAAAAGGCAGTCCAGAATAAGGCAGTGGATTACCTATTGAAACCACCGACAGACAGTGAACTGTTCGGTGCAGTCAAGAATGCGATCGATCAATTGAATACGGAATGGGAAACCATTAGTTCCCTTGAGCGTACCCGATATACCCTTCGAGAGAATCTGCCAATTCTGCGCGGTCAGCTACTCCTTGACGCATTGCATGGTCATCGGATGCCAGCAGAGGAATGGAGCCGGAAACTTGAAGATTACGGATTGCCGTTCAATCATGGGGAGTGTGCCTTACTGCTGGTTCGAATGGAGGAAGAATTCGGACAATATAAAAACAATGGGCAACCGTTGATCGAATATGCGATCATGAATATGGCCGAAGAGATCATTGGCGAGTTCATGGAGGTCTGGGGCGTTAAGGAGGAGCATGGGTATCTTGTGTTCTTGCTTAAGTTAAAGGGAAATGACGCTGACATAGGGAAAGAAACCATTTTGGAGAAGCTTTCTTTGCAGCTTCAGTATAAAGTGAAACAGTTCTTGAAAGGATCTTTGTCCATTGTAATTACGGAGTGGTTCAAATTTCCGGAGCAGCTATCCAGTCGTTTTCGGAAGGCCTCAGCCTATTTTCGGCAGATTGTAGGGGATGAGCGAGAATTCGTTATGCGGGTTAGTGACCTGGAGCAAAATGCTACACAAGGACCTTTGGGTGTTCTCTACATGCCTCCTTCTTTGATTAATTTACTCGAGGCTGGGCGCTGGGATGCGGCTGAAGAAAAGCTGATGGAAGTATGTGCGGAATTAGATGAAAAATGGTCCGAATCCTGGGAACACTGTATGGAGGCTGGATTTTTAATCTCTGCTTCTTTTACTCATCTCGCACACCGGAATGGTCATACTCTGGTTAGTTTACTTGGGACGGATATCGAACCGTTGCAGAGTGGGGATGCTTTCGCTTCCATCAGTAAGCTAAGAAAGTGGTCTCTTGGCGTACTTGGTAAATTGAAAGAGGGGACCTCTAATGAAATCAAAGACATTCGTTCTCTCTATGTGAAAAAAATCCAAGAATTTACAGATAAAAATTTACATCTAGATGTTTCATTACGTGTATTGGCTGATCATGTGAATTTACATCCGACGCATTTGTCCAAAATTTATAAGATTGAAACGGGTGAAGGAATAAGTGATTACGTGTCACATCTTCGAATGGATCGTGCTTGCTATAAGCTTAAGACTACAAATAAAAAAGTATATGAGATTAGCATGGAGATTGGATATATGGACCCAGCTTACTTTATCAAAGTGTTTAAACGCCAGTTTGGGGTAACGCCACAGGAATATAGAGACAACAATAAATAG
- a CDS encoding DUF294 nucleotidyltransferase-like domain-containing protein, with amino-acid sequence MRLLSSTESNLDLKGIANACSLEQLRERRIVYQTFLQQLVQDLPISEWMSLVNQMHDHIAAKIIYFCEQEMEAGYGPPPVSYSFIVFGSAGRRESTLWSDQDNGLIISDEPNKDKARYFEVFGARLCDMLEYLGYEKCPGKVMCSEPQWRKTISEWEEALADWCSDVSWEPVRYLIIASDMRHVAGDNDLSEAFKRLFNRGFEKNAELPVAVLRNTVRHKATLNLLGQVVTERFGEHAGGFDVKYGVYIPLVNFVRFMALQQGVRETSTLKRIEKLISLDAGNMLFERCQEAFRKALELRISTSFTEIDGMLSSSGYLSNRELKNKLLMYELRDSLIVVRRTHRELQRSLRFAERRLR; translated from the coding sequence ATGAGACTGCTGAGTTCAACGGAAAGCAATTTAGACTTAAAGGGAATTGCAAATGCTTGTTCGCTGGAACAATTAAGGGAAAGGCGTATTGTATACCAGACTTTCTTACAGCAGCTAGTACAGGATCTGCCAATCTCTGAGTGGATGTCTCTTGTTAACCAAATGCATGATCATATTGCAGCTAAGATTATCTATTTCTGTGAACAAGAAATGGAGGCGGGCTACGGTCCACCTCCGGTTTCTTATTCATTTATTGTGTTTGGAAGCGCTGGTAGACGAGAGTCAACGTTGTGGAGCGATCAAGATAATGGACTGATTATCAGTGATGAACCAAATAAGGATAAGGCAAGGTACTTTGAAGTATTTGGGGCTAGGCTCTGCGATATGCTTGAATATCTGGGTTACGAGAAGTGTCCTGGGAAAGTGATGTGCTCAGAACCTCAATGGAGAAAGACGATAAGTGAATGGGAAGAGGCGTTGGCAGATTGGTGCAGTGATGTAAGCTGGGAGCCTGTGAGGTATCTTATTATAGCATCTGATATGCGCCATGTTGCAGGAGATAATGACTTGTCAGAAGCTTTTAAGCGATTATTTAATCGGGGATTTGAAAAAAATGCTGAACTTCCTGTTGCTGTGTTACGAAATACGGTTCGGCATAAAGCGACACTTAACTTACTTGGTCAAGTTGTAACAGAACGATTTGGTGAGCATGCTGGTGGCTTTGACGTTAAGTATGGTGTTTATATTCCCTTAGTTAATTTCGTGAGGTTTATGGCTTTACAGCAAGGTGTGAGAGAGACATCAACGTTGAAGAGGATTGAGAAACTGATATCTCTTGATGCTGGTAATATGCTCTTTGAGCGTTGTCAAGAAGCGTTTAGAAAGGCATTGGAGCTTAGAATAAGCACGAGCTTCACAGAAATAGACGGAATGTTATCAAGCAGTGGATATCTGTCTAATAGAGAATTGAAGAATAAATTGCTAATGTATGAACTTAGGGATAGTCTGATCGTGGTAAGAAGAACGCATAGAGAACTTCAACGATCACTTCGTTTTGCGGAAAGGAGATTGAGATAG
- a CDS encoding ABC transporter permease, translating into MDVNTAQQMNLKTTQSTKRKSSYKQPWMLHFMVLPAVILVFIFSYIPMTGVIMAFKDYKPALGIVDSPWVGLKHFQYMLQNDYFIQITWNTLFFACTKMVMNLIIPFFFALLLNEVRNMALKRSIQTLVYLPHFLSWVTLSGILIDMLAQTGLINQFISNVFGMKPIFFLGDGAWFRFTIIISDVWKEFGFNTIIFLAALSGINPSLYEAAEVDGANRWKQTLNITIPSLIPIAIVIATLALGNVLNANFDQVFNLYSPLVYQHGDIIDTFVYREGLLSGQFSFATAVSLIKSVVSLILIIVSYRLAYKFAGYRIF; encoded by the coding sequence ATGGACGTGAATACTGCTCAGCAGATGAACCTCAAAACTACCCAAAGTACAAAAAGAAAAAGCAGCTATAAGCAACCATGGATGTTGCATTTCATGGTGCTACCAGCGGTCATATTAGTTTTTATTTTTTCTTATATCCCAATGACGGGTGTTATTATGGCGTTTAAAGATTATAAACCCGCACTGGGAATCGTCGATTCTCCGTGGGTTGGTCTGAAACATTTTCAATATATGTTGCAAAATGATTATTTCATACAAATTACGTGGAATACCCTATTCTTTGCTTGTACCAAGATGGTGATGAACTTAATCATTCCATTTTTTTTCGCCTTATTATTGAATGAAGTAAGGAATATGGCACTTAAAAGATCCATTCAAACGCTTGTTTATCTGCCCCATTTTCTTTCTTGGGTCACCCTTTCAGGAATTTTGATTGATATGCTCGCCCAGACTGGCCTCATTAACCAGTTCATTTCAAATGTGTTTGGCATGAAGCCCATCTTCTTTTTAGGCGACGGCGCTTGGTTCCGATTTACCATCATTATTAGTGACGTCTGGAAGGAATTTGGATTCAATACGATCATTTTCTTAGCAGCCCTTTCTGGCATTAATCCATCGCTATACGAAGCTGCCGAGGTCGATGGAGCGAACCGTTGGAAGCAAACGTTAAATATTACCATCCCTTCCCTTATACCTATCGCTATCGTTATCGCTACCTTAGCACTGGGAAATGTATTGAACGCAAACTTCGATCAGGTGTTCAACTTATATAGTCCGTTAGTTTATCAACATGGAGATATTATTGATACATTCGTGTACAGAGAAGGTCTTCTTAGCGGGCAATTCAGCTTTGCAACTGCAGTCAGTCTAATCAAATCTGTAGTCAGCTTAATCTTAATCATTGTATCTTATCGTCTCGCTTATAAATTTGCCGGGTATCGAATATTCTAG
- a CDS encoding carbohydrate ABC transporter permease codes for MYYKTLPYRIFSIFNNVFLATLSILCLLPLYHLLMVSMSSAAPANAGLVTFWPIGFTLEAYAQTFNNANFLASLWVSVQRTILGTGLALVVNTIAAYALSKETRVFRARNIYLWYFVFTMLFTGGLIPGYILILKLGLMNSLMALILPGLVAVFNIILLLNFFRGVPKDLEEAAFIDGAGQFRTFFSIYLPLSMPVIATVSLFIMVGHWNAYFDGIIYIKDSAKLPLASFMQTIIVKADMSSLDAAAVASLSQRTIRASQIFISALPILLVYPFLQRFFVTGIVVGAVKE; via the coding sequence ATGTACTATAAAACACTGCCTTATAGAATATTCAGCATATTCAACAATGTATTCTTGGCTACTCTTTCCATTCTTTGCTTGCTTCCCTTATATCACTTACTGATGGTATCCATGAGCTCAGCCGCCCCTGCCAATGCTGGCTTGGTTACATTTTGGCCGATAGGATTCACATTGGAAGCCTATGCACAAACGTTTAATAACGCTAATTTCCTTGCATCCTTGTGGGTATCCGTACAACGAACAATACTTGGAACGGGACTTGCTTTGGTCGTTAATACCATTGCCGCTTATGCTCTCTCCAAAGAAACCCGTGTCTTTCGTGCACGCAACATCTATCTTTGGTATTTTGTCTTCACCATGCTGTTCACCGGCGGCCTGATTCCCGGCTATATCCTTATTCTCAAGCTTGGATTGATGAATTCCTTGATGGCACTTATCCTTCCAGGATTAGTTGCAGTCTTTAACATTATTCTGCTTCTGAATTTCTTCCGGGGTGTGCCTAAAGATCTCGAGGAGGCCGCCTTCATCGATGGAGCGGGCCAATTCCGAACCTTCTTTAGTATTTATTTACCACTCTCAATGCCGGTTATTGCGACTGTTTCGTTATTCATCATGGTAGGACATTGGAACGCGTATTTTGACGGTATTATCTATATTAAAGATTCTGCGAAGCTCCCACTTGCGAGTTTCATGCAAACGATTATCGTTAAAGCAGATATGTCGTCGCTAGATGCGGCAGCCGTTGCTAGTCTATCTCAACGAACCATCCGAGCATCGCAGATCTTTATAAGTGCCTTGCCTATACTGCTGGTCTATCCTTTTCTGCAACGCTTCTTTGTAACAGGGATTGTTGTCGGCGCTGTTAAAGAATAA
- a CDS encoding TlpA family protein disulfide reductase — MKRNLYIWLGALILVGIALYPFSGTGGVQAVFQQSQALPTETGPEAGKLAPPFSLVGLDEKMYQVGGEQDKAILLNFWASWCEPCKEEAPDLKILADQYKDDLSVYGVNVTKYDNKKNANKFVDKYQLNFPVMLDLKGTVYEQYKGMVFPTNVLINKHGVIQEVILGTVSAKELEKKVKQLIKS; from the coding sequence ATGAAGCGTAACCTATATATATGGCTAGGTGCATTAATTTTGGTTGGTATAGCTCTCTATCCATTCTCAGGTACAGGTGGCGTTCAAGCTGTATTCCAGCAAAGTCAGGCACTGCCTACAGAAACAGGTCCTGAAGCTGGGAAGTTAGCTCCACCATTTTCACTGGTTGGATTGGATGAGAAGATGTATCAAGTTGGTGGTGAGCAAGATAAAGCTATTCTGTTGAACTTTTGGGCTTCATGGTGTGAGCCTTGTAAAGAAGAGGCACCTGATCTTAAGATTCTAGCCGATCAGTATAAGGATGACCTAAGTGTTTATGGGGTCAATGTTACCAAATATGATAACAAAAAGAATGCTAATAAATTTGTGGATAAGTATCAATTGAATTTTCCGGTGATGCTTGATTTAAAAGGTACGGTGTATGAACAATATAAGGGCATGGTGTTTCCTACTAATGTGCTGATAAACAAACACGGTGTTATTCAGGAAGTCATTCTAGGAACTGTATCTGCGAAGGAATTAGAGAAGAAAGTGAAACAGTTAATCAAATCCTAA
- a CDS encoding exonuclease domain-containing protein, producing MKEPVRGNNGFWSMFRQGGMPSAIASVMGAPTAQHMAFIRSLMRGQRRLEVLHVPLNELEMVVFDLETTGFAYQHGDEILSFGAVRMVGGHIVEGEQYYSLVNCKRPVPEMITELTGITQDMIDSAPTLMEGLHDFMSFVGGRVLIAHASAHDKAFLNAALWKTSKVNLGHRVIDTMMIARWLEPDQSGFSLDELLMTRDIPIKGRHHALEDAKMTAMLWQSYLRDISLRRVETLGDLYAYLSHC from the coding sequence ATGAAAGAACCGGTGCGGGGTAACAATGGATTCTGGAGCATGTTTCGGCAGGGAGGAATGCCCTCTGCAATAGCTTCCGTCATGGGAGCCCCTACCGCGCAACATATGGCCTTTATTCGATCGCTTATGAGAGGACAACGACGTCTTGAAGTTCTTCATGTTCCTCTAAATGAATTAGAGATGGTTGTGTTTGATTTGGAAACAACCGGATTTGCCTACCAACATGGTGATGAGATTCTTTCCTTTGGTGCTGTAAGAATGGTTGGTGGACACATTGTTGAGGGCGAACAATACTACTCACTAGTGAATTGTAAAAGGCCAGTTCCAGAGATGATTACTGAACTTACAGGTATCACTCAAGATATGATTGATTCCGCTCCTACGCTTATGGAGGGTTTGCATGATTTCATGTCATTTGTTGGAGGAAGAGTACTGATAGCTCATGCTAGTGCTCATGATAAAGCATTCTTGAATGCAGCGCTTTGGAAGACGTCTAAGGTGAATTTGGGGCATCGCGTGATCGATACTATGATGATTGCTCGTTGGCTTGAGCCAGATCAAAGTGGTTTTAGTCTTGATGAGTTATTAATGACTCGTGATATTCCTATTAAAGGAAGACATCATGCTCTTGAGGACGCGAAGATGACAGCAATGTTGTGGCAATCTTATCTTCGTGATATATCCTTAAGGCGAGTAGAAACATTAGGTGATTTATATGCCTACCTGAGTCATTGTTAA